The DNA region CGGGAACGGCTATTTTTTCTCAATCCTAAAAGTAGCAGCCGTATTTTCGTTTTTCCGTAGTATTTGTTGATTTGTATTTCtgctatagtttttttttttttctttttagctGCTTAAAGGTATCGACTTTTGTTCTTATACACGGTAAGATTTCAAGGAAAGATGCTCTGCGTTTATTTCCCATATTACAGGCTCCTTGTTCTTGTGAATTACGGAACTTGAATAATCTTCCTGTTGGTATAAAATTGGAAATTGATAATCTTCTATCGCTACACACGCACGTCAAACATTGTTTCAAGCATTCGCAGATTTATTTTCAGTTTTCGGAGTGGTGCGGACTATTTTGTTTTTGTCTTTCTctggacatttttttttttttgttttgttttctgcAATCGGTTGCTGATTTGCTGTGATTTAGATGTTGCAGATACAATACCTGCAAAGGCCAATGGAGCCAAGGGCAACGAAAGGCAGCTTCAACTTCCAGCAAAAGAGGAGCATGTGGAGGCATCGTGTGTGATCAAAGAGAGGATGACACAGGCACTACGGTGCTTTAAGGAGTCCACAGATCAGCATGTGCTAGTTCAGGTGTGGGCACCTGTAAAGAATGGCGACCGATGTGTTCTTACCACTTCAGGGCAGCCCTTCGTTCTTGATCCTCAGACTACAAAGCTCCTTCAGTACAGGACAGTATCTCTGATGTACATATTTTCTGTAgatgagggagaggatgattCATATCTTGGTCTGCCTGGTCGCGTCTTTACCAAAAGAATGCCAGAATGGACACCAAATGTGCAGTACTATAGTAGCAAGGAGTATCAGCGTCTTAACTATGCCCTTCTTTATAACATTCAGGGGACCTTGGCATTGCCAGTTTTTGAACCAGATGGTCAGTCCTGCATTGCTGTGGTTGAGCTCGTCATGACATCACAAAAGATCAACTATGCCTATGATGTTGATAAAGTTTGCAAAGCGCTTGAGGTAGATACACTTCTTTGTACGTATCTAATGTTTTGTTATAGTTCTTTAGTCTTTTAGCCCCAAAGAACCACCCATCTTGCTTGGACTATAGGATCAAAGTATTGGGTGTGATAAGTCATATACATCTGTTGATGGAATAAAGTATGCCATATAGCCATAAATTGTGAACCATGCTTCAATCTATCAAGAATTGCAATGTTATTAGACAATATACTCTTGACGCTTTTCGGATGGCAGATGTTAACAACTAAGAGCAACAAGACACTAGCTCCTTTTATAAGAAATATCACATTCAACAAAAATACTGTATTGCAATCTCATTAGACAATATAATCTTGATCATTCTCTGAGGGTAGACCACCACAACTAAGAGCAGCAAGTTACTAGTTCCTTTTATGAGAATAGTAAATTCAAGGAGAATATTTGTTGCCCTAGTGTTTTGTTCTTCTTTTAGGAACTACTTgtttaaattaggatgtgttaatATGGCAGCCAACATATAGGAGATATGGTTCCACCTTGTATCAGCTAAGTTTATGTTCTCAGAATGCCTTAACTCAGAAATTTTGGCACCTTTATAAATTTGTATTCTTAATCCTTCACCTGTTTTATTGCATTAGTAATTGTTGCGCCCTTAATCTGTTAGTGCAAGCCAATAGGTTCTCCTTTAAATAGCAGACTCACATATTTAACCAGTTACAAGTCAATCAAAACCTTATTATATAGTCATATGTGATCATTATTTCCAACAAAAAAACATGAAATTTCTTGCCCAATTATAATATGGAGAAAGGAATCTTGTGTAGACAATATAATCCAAAGTAATTGGGCTAGCTCTTCAGTTTTGTCTTCACTCCAGCCTTGTGCTAGTTATGTGAATACTTGGATCTCATTATATTATTTTGTAGTAGCCAActtttccttttctctctctATATACAAAGACTATCTTTGAGCTAGAATAAAAATTTTCTCAGTCAAAAGTGTTCGAACTTTCAAAGTTGTTATACATTTTATCATCTTTGAGTGAGGAATGCATGCTTTAAGAAAGAGAGAAACAATGCCAAAAGTTTTCAAAGGGTTGGTTAAGTGCAACTAATCTTCATGGTAGAACTGCTATTTGCATAATTTAGAGTTTGCGGCATACAATCAGCTGATCTGGTTTTTAGTAACTTTTTTTTGTCTTTCAACTTAATTTGGctttatagaaaaattatttccttATCCTTCTAGTATTCATTCTAATGAACTTTGTTTCTATTATCATCTTGCAGACTGTAAATTTGAAAAGCTCTGAAATCATGGATGTTGCAAATGCTGTGGTGAGTCGTTTCTTCTCGAGAAAAATCTTTGTTGTGTTTTTataatttacttagaattttattAGGTTGATTCCTGCATCACCAGATTTCTAATGACGGACGCCAAGCAGCTCTTGCTGAAATTCTTGAAATTCTAACTGTTGTCTGTGAAGCACAAAAGTTGCCTCTTGCTCAGGCTTGGGTTCCTTGTAGACATAGGACTATTCTGGCTCAGGGTGGTGGGGTTAAGAAGACTTGTTCAAGCTTTGATGGAAGTTGCATGGGACAAGTCTGCATGTCAACTACAGATGTTGCTTTTTATATTGTTGATTCTCACCAATGGGGCTTTAGAGAAGCCTGTGTAGAACATCATCTACAGAAGGGACAAGGGGTGGCTGGCAGGGCATTTGCACTGCGCAGGCCATGCTTCTCTGGAGATATTACCAAGTATTGTAAAAGTGAGTATCCTCTTGTAcactatgctagaatgtttgggtTAGCTGGATGTCTCGCCATATGCTTACGAAGCATCTACTCGGGAGATGATGATTACATATTGGAATTCTTTCTCCCAGCTGAATGTAAAAGCTCTGCTGAGCAACAAAATATGTTGAAGTCCATTTCAGCTTTGTTAAAACAGTGTTtccagaatttgaaaatcataactgATATGGAGTTTCGAGAAGCAATATCTCTTGAACTTGGCGATCTTGTTACAGATGACAACTATGAGCTGCAACACGGATGCCTATCCAGTCAACACCACGATACTGGTCTTTATGTTTTGTCTGAAAATAATATCTGGGAGGCtggagaaaatgacaaattgtcAAATGACAATAACGAATCTCCAGATTTGCACGAACCATCTGCGACTACAGATCCTAATGTCAAGACTGATGGCGACATTATTTCAGATTCAACATTGTCGGCCAAGAAAGCTATCAAAACACCTGGGAAGCGAAGAGGTAAGGCAGAAAAGATGATCAGTTTAGAGGTTTTGCAACAATACTTCTCAGGAAGTCTCAAAGATGCTGCACGGAGCCTTGGCGGTAAGTTTCTGAAAATTTTGTATCTTCCTTGTCCATGTTATTTGCATTTATATGCATGAGTTCAGTAGCACAATAAAATCACTGTAATTATAGTTGTATGATGGTAACTGCCAATACATGGGTATTTAGTTACATATGCCGCTACATTGTTGACAGTTAAGACACATTAGTTATCTGTGAATCATTTGCAGCCACTGAAACATATCTAATTACTTTTACTCGTTTCAATAACTGACAATTCAAATCTTCT from Zingiber officinale cultivar Zhangliang chromosome 4B, Zo_v1.1, whole genome shotgun sequence includes:
- the LOC121977182 gene encoding protein NLP3-like isoform X2, whose translation is MSDPSGDSSRPIMDLDLDGSPWPPFDQSSFAAIPLSPFLISSSPSLPPPFPTPLSLSIGQSSSPLWIVEERAAEVSSALAGDSAFFNDTIPAKANGAKGNERQLQLPAKEEHVEASCVIKERMTQALRCFKESTDQHVLVQVWAPVKNGDRCVLTTSGQPFVLDPQTTKLLQYRTVSLMYIFSVDEGEDDSYLGLPGRVFTKRMPEWTPNVQYYSSKEYQRLNYALLYNIQGTLALPVFEPDGQSCIAVVELVMTSQKINYAYDVDKVCKALETVNLKSSEIMDVANAISNDGRQAALAEILEILTVVCEAQKLPLAQAWVPCRHRTILAQGGGVKKTCSSFDGSCMGQVCMSTTDVAFYIVDSHQWGFREACVEHHLQKGQGVAGRAFALRRPCFSGDITKYCKSEYPLVHYARMFGLAGCLAICLRSIYSGDDDYILEFFLPAECKSSAEQQNMLKSISALLKQCFQNLKIITDMEFREAISLELGDLVTDDNYELQHGCLSSQHHDTGLYVLSENNIWEAGENDKLSNDNNESPDLHEPSATTDPNVKTDGDIISDSTLSAKKAIKTPGKRRGKAEKMISLEVLQQYFSGSLKDAARSLGVCPTTMKRICRHHGISRWPSRKINKVNRSLSKLKHVIESVQGAGALDLTSLAGPLPATIDSIPWPVNTESLKDINEGMKGREFSPEKPYDRDDLQKKFVPLQINVDDAGPHQRPAKDYRCLKSGSSSDDSIDAPTSQGSCQGSPANEIFTSNQPDLDANQALDVDPSSKFILENTCNQNLFNQNSLPSPIIVEPQEPVEMLIKDSGSSKDLKNLCSFRGEASQDGCAMVLNDTASKNLALQENNTLIIKASYKDDIIRFRLPIDAGVVALKDEISKRFKLEVGIFDIKYLDDDHEWVMLACDSDLEECMDISRSSGASIIRLSVHDVITNLGSSCESSEFDHHIVATRHFNTG
- the LOC121977182 gene encoding protein NLP3-like isoform X1 is translated as MSDPSGDSSRPIMDLDLDGSPWPPFDQSSFAAIPLSPFLISSSPSLPPPFPTPLSLSIGQSSSPLWIVEERAAEVSSALAGDSAFFNDTIPAKANGAKGNERQLQLPAKEEHVEASCVIKERMTQALRCFKESTDQHVLVQVWAPVKNGDRCVLTTSGQPFVLDPQTTKLLQYRTVSLMYIFSVDEGEDDSYLGLPGRVFTKRMPEWTPNVQYYSSKEYQRLNYALLYNIQGTLALPVFEPDGQSCIAVVELVMTSQKINYAYDVDKVCKALETVNLKSSEIMDVANAVISNDGRQAALAEILEILTVVCEAQKLPLAQAWVPCRHRTILAQGGGVKKTCSSFDGSCMGQVCMSTTDVAFYIVDSHQWGFREACVEHHLQKGQGVAGRAFALRRPCFSGDITKYCKSEYPLVHYARMFGLAGCLAICLRSIYSGDDDYILEFFLPAECKSSAEQQNMLKSISALLKQCFQNLKIITDMEFREAISLELGDLVTDDNYELQHGCLSSQHHDTGLYVLSENNIWEAGENDKLSNDNNESPDLHEPSATTDPNVKTDGDIISDSTLSAKKAIKTPGKRRGKAEKMISLEVLQQYFSGSLKDAARSLGVCPTTMKRICRHHGISRWPSRKINKVNRSLSKLKHVIESVQGAGALDLTSLAGPLPATIDSIPWPVNTESLKDINEGMKGREFSPEKPYDRDDLQKKFVPLQINVDDAGPHQRPAKDYRCLKSGSSSDDSIDAPTSQGSCQGSPANEIFTSNQPDLDANQALDVDPSSKFILENTCNQNLFNQNSLPSPIIVEPQEPVEMLIKDSGSSKDLKNLCSFRGEASQDGCAMVLNDTASKNLALQENNTLIIKASYKDDIIRFRLPIDAGVVALKDEISKRFKLEVGIFDIKYLDDDHEWVMLACDSDLEECMDISRSSGASIIRLSVHDVITNLGSSCESSEFDHHIVATRHFNTG